A single Drosophila miranda strain MSH22 chromosome XR, D.miranda_PacBio2.1, whole genome shotgun sequence DNA region contains:
- the LOC108152552 gene encoding uncharacterized protein LOC108152552 isoform X1, producing MEEEATSSTTAAATTTAAAAAAAAGTSASLQRVGSQASLEQASPMSPSQVVAPAPHHYHYIQYPAHYHQPQMPMQLQPQIQQTGSQCQCPCSCGRAPQMPQLPPQQQQHPSQNGSMAVAVLVHQQASVPAADQSTPLKTQSAQSLLNHSYQALHEEQQQQQQRDRLNLQLDTSVGAGSCDCDLECSCAANGGSSLAQHKRSLLADAMLGADEITVSESDNNSTMIKKKKPRSSAGQLPPKTQPTGDSCNDIYHDTELDGAGGSVPSSGGGGSRGRKSQNLDDNRPPLPPRPPPRPRSNGNGSIAHRHGAGIKKYVVWCLICGGFSCLLGVLFLGVYFLLHSYTITVGNFETVPTFVPATLLILTGICIMSLARRRNRYSYLIKLSGACGLVSALTCALVTVTTTVLHMSRLQALRECEYAQKTRTCTCYSDLIESQVDRVDKEGVRLVFDSLSDCGVVHGSLYSCLRAIFGLSVAGVLIAVFSCMLVYQLLSHERKKMYWEQLELRCRSLYASQAPPPSLGALGAPGRMLNCRCCEQCHAHRQMTLPLQTTAYPWDEATVAAAAAAAGGGGAEQRFWAAQPPGNFYSPNPGGEDPSGPCRGGERGAGGGGGRSSSGWSWPRMPWQRTTPDTGRRFRQAAASPDSQYGFSSATAMAADGNQMLIEEPAVGATYNGMPPPNALPYGVWGPPPPYSDPNSPARRGYYQYLQPAACLAGNPSTTTVALTQEQLHQQAMQHQHPHAHPQQQQQMQLQLQRIQGQSATLERMDGLSLSSMTGNMTGMTSTRSSAYKSKVEYENTPSDSDGGGNARERDRCSNTLPTRKLKKRIEAGTGAKSIGPQSNPSQQRPNVQQLFAKQEQQPLQQQSTQGGTQQAQTQSSAGVENSGYQDSNGAIAKDQVGGGVVGSLLQDPAESEVYFADVSSCCNMSVKNDNYYDNAHRHQGHHHHQHQHSNCSHSSTQSNANTNNSSANEDYLAQRFGRREHSIRSRLPIPQARLEDDYESSNLNMPTMKEQQQQQQQLQKEISRQSMCSVESEAKTEFTDLSPSTPCGGSLPPPPANFASDPPCTTGQQSPSFVASFPYSSESQCLEAHRRSTKNIHELLMAGGGTSTVGADSHYEVINDRNNPVAGYQLQRAIAGGSHKHKSKSKTRSREQLDIYGSGGADRSDWSSDGGRL from the exons ATGGAGGAGGAGGCAACATCatccacaacagcagcagcaacaacaactgcagcagcagcagcagcagcagcaggaacatCAGCATCCTTGCAACGTGTCGGCTCTCAAGCGAGTCTAGAACAGGCGTCGCCCATGTCCCCCAGCCAGGTGGTTGCACCGGCTCCCCATCACTATCATTACATACAATATCCGGCGCACTATCACCAGCCGCAGATGCCGATGCAGTTGCAGCCGCAGATCCAGCAGACGGGcagccaatgccaatgccccTGCTCCTGTGGCCGGGCGCCACAGATGCCCCAACtgccgccgcagcagcagcagcatccatcGCAGAACGGCTCCATGGCTGTGGCGGTGCTGGTGCACCAACAGGCCTCTGTTCCAGCCGCTGATCAATCGACGCCACTCAAGACGCAGTCGGCCCAGTCCCTGCTCAACCACTCCTACCAGGCGCTGCacgaggagcagcagcagcagcagcagagggaTCGGCTCAATCTCCAGCTGGACACGTCGGTGGGAGCCGGCAGCTGTGACTGCGACCTGGAGTGCAGCTGTGCCGCCAACGGAGGCTCTTCCCTGGCCCAGCACAAGCGCAGCCTGCTGGCGGATGCCATGCTCGGCGCGGACGAGATCACGGTCAGCGAATCCGACAACAACAGCACAATGATCAAGAAGAAGAAGCCCCGCTCCAGTGCCGGGCAGCTGCCGCCCAAGACTCAGCCCACGGGCGACAGCTGCAACGACATTTACCACGACACGGAGCTGGATGGGGCAGGAGGTTCTGTGCCCTCCTCAGGAGGAGGCGGCTCCCGCGGCAGAAAGTCCCAGAATCTAGACGACAACCGTCCGCCCCTGCCGCCACGCCCACCGCCCAGGCCACGCAGCAACGGAAATGGATCCATAG CCCATCGCCATGGAGCTGGCATCAAGAAGTACGTGGTGTGGTGCCTCATCTGCGGCGGCTTCAGCTGCCTACTTGGCGTGCTCTTCCTGGGCGTCTACTTCCTGCTGCACTCGTACACCATCACCGTGGGCAACTTTGAGACAGTGCCGACCTTTGTGCCTGCCACCCTGCTCATCCTCACGGGCATCTGCATCATGAGCCTGGCCCGTCGAAGGAATCGCTACAGCTATTTG ATTAAGCTGTCGGGCGCCTGTGGCCTGGTATCTGCCCTCACCTGTGCCTTGGTCACGGTTACCACCACCGTGCTGCACATGAGTCGCCTGCAGGCGCTGCGGGAGTGCGAGTACGCCCAGAAGACGCGCACCTGCACCTGCTACTCGGACCTCATCGAGTCCCAGGTGGATCGAGTGGACAAGG AAGGAGTGCGTCTGGTGTTCGACTCTCTCTCCGATTGCGGCGTTGTCCATGGATCGCTATACTCCTGCCTGCGGGCCATCTTCGGGCTGTCTGTGGCCGGAGTGCTCATCGCCGTCTTCAGCTGCATGCTGGTCTACCAGCTGCTCAGCCATGAGCGCAAGAAGATGTACTGGGAGCAGCTGGAGCTGCGATGCCGCTCCCTCTATGCCAGCCAGGCGCCGCCACCCTCTCTGGGGGCTCTTGGGGCCCCCGGACGGATGCTCAATTGTCGCTGCTGCGAGCAGTGCCACGCCCATCGGCAGATGACGCTGCCGTTGCAGACAACCGCTTATCCCTGGGACGAGGCCACGGTGGCGGCAGCGGCCGCGGCAGCCGGAGGCGGAGGAGCAGAGCAGCGCTTCTGGGCGGCACAGCCACCGGGAAACTTTTACTCGCCAAATCCCGGCGGAGAGGATCCCTCCGGACCGTGTCGCGGCGGAGAACggggagcaggaggaggaggcggacgAAGCAGCAGCGGCTGGAGCTGGCCGAGAATGCCATGGCAGCGCACTACTCCGGACACGGGAAGACGCTTCCGACAGGCAGCAGCCAGTCCGGACTCCCAGTACGGTTTCAGCTCGGCCACGGCCATGGCGGCGGACGGTAATCAGATGCTGATCGAGGAGCCAGCCGTGGGTGCCACCTACAATGGCATGCCGCCGCCCAACGCCTTGCCCTACGGAGTGTGGGGTCCGCCGCCGCCTTACAGCGATCCCAACAGCCCCGCAAGGCGTGGCTACTACCAGTATCTGCAGCCGGCGGCTTGTCTGGCTGGCAATCCCTCAACCACAACGGTGGCGCTCACCCAGGAGCAGCTGCATCAGCAGGCgatgcagcaccagcacccaCACGCACatccccagcagcagcagcagatgcagctgcagctgcagcgaATCCAAGGCCAGTCGGCCACTCTGGAGCGGATGGACGGTCTGAGCCTGAGTAGTATGACTGGCAATATGACCGGCATGACGTCCACACGATCCTCCGCCTACAAGTCGAAGGTCGAGTACGAGAACACGCCCTCGGACAGCGACGGAGGCGGCAATGCGAGGGAGAGGGATCGCTGCTCGAACACGCTACCCACGCGCAAGCTAAAGAAGCGCATCGAGGCAGGCACTGGGGCCAAGAGCATCGGACCCCAGAGCAATCCCAGCCAGCAGCGTCCCAATGTGCAGCAGCTATTCGCcaagcaggagcagcagccactGCAGCAGCAGTCCACTCAGGGCGGCACGCAGCAGGCACAGACGCAGTCTTCGGCGGGCGTGGAGAACAGCGGCTATCAGGACTCGAACGGAGCCATAGCCAAAGATCAGGTTGGCGGTGGGGTCGTGGGGTCACTTCTACAGGACCCCGCCGAGTCGGAGGTCTACTTTGCGGACGTCAGCAGCTGCTGCAACATGTCCGTGAAGAACGACAACTACTATGACAACGCCCACCGCCACCAGGGgcaccatcatcatcagcacCAGCACAGCAActgcagccacagcagcactcagagcaacgccaacaccaacaactCCTCGGCGAACGAGGATTACCTGGCCCAGAGATTCGGACGACGCGAGCACTCCATACGCAGTCGCTTGCCCATTCCCCAGGCCCGCCTCGAGGACGACTACGAGAGCTCCAACCTCAATATGCCGACGatgaaggagcagcagcagcagcagcagcagctgcagaagGAGATCTCGCGCCAGAGCATGTGCTCCGTGGAGTCGGAGGCCAAGACTGAGTTCACCGACCTGTCGCCATCGACGCCCTGCGGAGGATCGCTTCCTCCGCCACCCGCAAACTTTGCCAGCGATCCGCCGTGTACGACGGGCCAGCAATCGCCGAGCTTTGTGGCCTCGTTCCCGTACTCCTCGGAGTCGCAGTGCCTGGAGGCGCATCGCCGCTCGACAAAGAACATCCACGAGCTGCTCATGGCCGGAGGTGGAACCTCAACTGTAGGGGCAGACTCCCACTACGAGGTCATCAACGATAGGAACAATCCAGTGGCCGGCTATCAGCTGCAGCGCGCCATCGCCGGCGGCAGCCACAAACACAAGTCCAAGTCGAAAACACGTTCGCGGGAGCAGCTGGACATCTATGGGAGTGGTGGAGCCGATCGCTCAGACTGGTCCTCGGACGGGGGACGTTTGTGA
- the LOC108152552 gene encoding uncharacterized protein LOC108152552 isoform X2 — translation MEEEATSSTTAAATTTAAAAAAAAGTSASLQRVGSQASLEQASPMSPSQVVAPAPHHYHYIQYPAHYHQPQMPMQLQPQIQQTGSQCQCPCSCGRAPQMPQLPPQQQQHPSQNGSMAVAVLVHQQASVPAADQSTPLKTQSAQSLLNHSYQALHEEQQQQQQRDRLNLQLDTSVGAGSCDCDLECSCAANGGSSLAQHKRSLLADAMLGADEITVSESDNNSTMIKKKKPRSSAGQLPPKTQPTGDSCNDIYHDTELDGAGGSVPSSGGGGSRGRKSQNLDDNRPPLPPRPPPRPRSNGNGSIAHRHGAGIKKYVVWCLICGGFSCLLGVLFLGVYFLLHSYTITVGNFETVPTFVPATLLILTGICIMSLARRRNRYSYLIKLSGACGLVSALTCALVTVTTTVLHMSRLQALRECEYAQKTRTCTCYSDLIESQVDRVDKGVRLVFDSLSDCGVVHGSLYSCLRAIFGLSVAGVLIAVFSCMLVYQLLSHERKKMYWEQLELRCRSLYASQAPPPSLGALGAPGRMLNCRCCEQCHAHRQMTLPLQTTAYPWDEATVAAAAAAAGGGGAEQRFWAAQPPGNFYSPNPGGEDPSGPCRGGERGAGGGGGRSSSGWSWPRMPWQRTTPDTGRRFRQAAASPDSQYGFSSATAMAADGNQMLIEEPAVGATYNGMPPPNALPYGVWGPPPPYSDPNSPARRGYYQYLQPAACLAGNPSTTTVALTQEQLHQQAMQHQHPHAHPQQQQQMQLQLQRIQGQSATLERMDGLSLSSMTGNMTGMTSTRSSAYKSKVEYENTPSDSDGGGNARERDRCSNTLPTRKLKKRIEAGTGAKSIGPQSNPSQQRPNVQQLFAKQEQQPLQQQSTQGGTQQAQTQSSAGVENSGYQDSNGAIAKDQVGGGVVGSLLQDPAESEVYFADVSSCCNMSVKNDNYYDNAHRHQGHHHHQHQHSNCSHSSTQSNANTNNSSANEDYLAQRFGRREHSIRSRLPIPQARLEDDYESSNLNMPTMKEQQQQQQQLQKEISRQSMCSVESEAKTEFTDLSPSTPCGGSLPPPPANFASDPPCTTGQQSPSFVASFPYSSESQCLEAHRRSTKNIHELLMAGGGTSTVGADSHYEVINDRNNPVAGYQLQRAIAGGSHKHKSKSKTRSREQLDIYGSGGADRSDWSSDGGRL, via the exons ATGGAGGAGGAGGCAACATCatccacaacagcagcagcaacaacaactgcagcagcagcagcagcagcagcaggaacatCAGCATCCTTGCAACGTGTCGGCTCTCAAGCGAGTCTAGAACAGGCGTCGCCCATGTCCCCCAGCCAGGTGGTTGCACCGGCTCCCCATCACTATCATTACATACAATATCCGGCGCACTATCACCAGCCGCAGATGCCGATGCAGTTGCAGCCGCAGATCCAGCAGACGGGcagccaatgccaatgccccTGCTCCTGTGGCCGGGCGCCACAGATGCCCCAACtgccgccgcagcagcagcagcatccatcGCAGAACGGCTCCATGGCTGTGGCGGTGCTGGTGCACCAACAGGCCTCTGTTCCAGCCGCTGATCAATCGACGCCACTCAAGACGCAGTCGGCCCAGTCCCTGCTCAACCACTCCTACCAGGCGCTGCacgaggagcagcagcagcagcagcagagggaTCGGCTCAATCTCCAGCTGGACACGTCGGTGGGAGCCGGCAGCTGTGACTGCGACCTGGAGTGCAGCTGTGCCGCCAACGGAGGCTCTTCCCTGGCCCAGCACAAGCGCAGCCTGCTGGCGGATGCCATGCTCGGCGCGGACGAGATCACGGTCAGCGAATCCGACAACAACAGCACAATGATCAAGAAGAAGAAGCCCCGCTCCAGTGCCGGGCAGCTGCCGCCCAAGACTCAGCCCACGGGCGACAGCTGCAACGACATTTACCACGACACGGAGCTGGATGGGGCAGGAGGTTCTGTGCCCTCCTCAGGAGGAGGCGGCTCCCGCGGCAGAAAGTCCCAGAATCTAGACGACAACCGTCCGCCCCTGCCGCCACGCCCACCGCCCAGGCCACGCAGCAACGGAAATGGATCCATAG CCCATCGCCATGGAGCTGGCATCAAGAAGTACGTGGTGTGGTGCCTCATCTGCGGCGGCTTCAGCTGCCTACTTGGCGTGCTCTTCCTGGGCGTCTACTTCCTGCTGCACTCGTACACCATCACCGTGGGCAACTTTGAGACAGTGCCGACCTTTGTGCCTGCCACCCTGCTCATCCTCACGGGCATCTGCATCATGAGCCTGGCCCGTCGAAGGAATCGCTACAGCTATTTG ATTAAGCTGTCGGGCGCCTGTGGCCTGGTATCTGCCCTCACCTGTGCCTTGGTCACGGTTACCACCACCGTGCTGCACATGAGTCGCCTGCAGGCGCTGCGGGAGTGCGAGTACGCCCAGAAGACGCGCACCTGCACCTGCTACTCGGACCTCATCGAGTCCCAGGTGGATCGAGTGGACAAGG GAGTGCGTCTGGTGTTCGACTCTCTCTCCGATTGCGGCGTTGTCCATGGATCGCTATACTCCTGCCTGCGGGCCATCTTCGGGCTGTCTGTGGCCGGAGTGCTCATCGCCGTCTTCAGCTGCATGCTGGTCTACCAGCTGCTCAGCCATGAGCGCAAGAAGATGTACTGGGAGCAGCTGGAGCTGCGATGCCGCTCCCTCTATGCCAGCCAGGCGCCGCCACCCTCTCTGGGGGCTCTTGGGGCCCCCGGACGGATGCTCAATTGTCGCTGCTGCGAGCAGTGCCACGCCCATCGGCAGATGACGCTGCCGTTGCAGACAACCGCTTATCCCTGGGACGAGGCCACGGTGGCGGCAGCGGCCGCGGCAGCCGGAGGCGGAGGAGCAGAGCAGCGCTTCTGGGCGGCACAGCCACCGGGAAACTTTTACTCGCCAAATCCCGGCGGAGAGGATCCCTCCGGACCGTGTCGCGGCGGAGAACggggagcaggaggaggaggcggacgAAGCAGCAGCGGCTGGAGCTGGCCGAGAATGCCATGGCAGCGCACTACTCCGGACACGGGAAGACGCTTCCGACAGGCAGCAGCCAGTCCGGACTCCCAGTACGGTTTCAGCTCGGCCACGGCCATGGCGGCGGACGGTAATCAGATGCTGATCGAGGAGCCAGCCGTGGGTGCCACCTACAATGGCATGCCGCCGCCCAACGCCTTGCCCTACGGAGTGTGGGGTCCGCCGCCGCCTTACAGCGATCCCAACAGCCCCGCAAGGCGTGGCTACTACCAGTATCTGCAGCCGGCGGCTTGTCTGGCTGGCAATCCCTCAACCACAACGGTGGCGCTCACCCAGGAGCAGCTGCATCAGCAGGCgatgcagcaccagcacccaCACGCACatccccagcagcagcagcagatgcagctgcagctgcagcgaATCCAAGGCCAGTCGGCCACTCTGGAGCGGATGGACGGTCTGAGCCTGAGTAGTATGACTGGCAATATGACCGGCATGACGTCCACACGATCCTCCGCCTACAAGTCGAAGGTCGAGTACGAGAACACGCCCTCGGACAGCGACGGAGGCGGCAATGCGAGGGAGAGGGATCGCTGCTCGAACACGCTACCCACGCGCAAGCTAAAGAAGCGCATCGAGGCAGGCACTGGGGCCAAGAGCATCGGACCCCAGAGCAATCCCAGCCAGCAGCGTCCCAATGTGCAGCAGCTATTCGCcaagcaggagcagcagccactGCAGCAGCAGTCCACTCAGGGCGGCACGCAGCAGGCACAGACGCAGTCTTCGGCGGGCGTGGAGAACAGCGGCTATCAGGACTCGAACGGAGCCATAGCCAAAGATCAGGTTGGCGGTGGGGTCGTGGGGTCACTTCTACAGGACCCCGCCGAGTCGGAGGTCTACTTTGCGGACGTCAGCAGCTGCTGCAACATGTCCGTGAAGAACGACAACTACTATGACAACGCCCACCGCCACCAGGGgcaccatcatcatcagcacCAGCACAGCAActgcagccacagcagcactcagagcaacgccaacaccaacaactCCTCGGCGAACGAGGATTACCTGGCCCAGAGATTCGGACGACGCGAGCACTCCATACGCAGTCGCTTGCCCATTCCCCAGGCCCGCCTCGAGGACGACTACGAGAGCTCCAACCTCAATATGCCGACGatgaaggagcagcagcagcagcagcagcagctgcagaagGAGATCTCGCGCCAGAGCATGTGCTCCGTGGAGTCGGAGGCCAAGACTGAGTTCACCGACCTGTCGCCATCGACGCCCTGCGGAGGATCGCTTCCTCCGCCACCCGCAAACTTTGCCAGCGATCCGCCGTGTACGACGGGCCAGCAATCGCCGAGCTTTGTGGCCTCGTTCCCGTACTCCTCGGAGTCGCAGTGCCTGGAGGCGCATCGCCGCTCGACAAAGAACATCCACGAGCTGCTCATGGCCGGAGGTGGAACCTCAACTGTAGGGGCAGACTCCCACTACGAGGTCATCAACGATAGGAACAATCCAGTGGCCGGCTATCAGCTGCAGCGCGCCATCGCCGGCGGCAGCCACAAACACAAGTCCAAGTCGAAAACACGTTCGCGGGAGCAGCTGGACATCTATGGGAGTGGTGGAGCCGATCGCTCAGACTGGTCCTCGGACGGGGGACGTTTGTGA
- the LOC108152552 gene encoding uncharacterized protein LOC108152552 isoform X4 — protein sequence MHGYPVMQFVQYSMPPPCSWVPAPPPSSGNVDAHHRAHRHGAGIKKYVVWCLICGGFSCLLGVLFLGVYFLLHSYTITVGNFETVPTFVPATLLILTGICIMSLARRRNRYSYLIKLSGACGLVSALTCALVTVTTTVLHMSRLQALRECEYAQKTRTCTCYSDLIESQVDRVDKGVRLVFDSLSDCGVVHGSLYSCLRAIFGLSVAGVLIAVFSCMLVYQLLSHERKKMYWEQLELRCRSLYASQAPPPSLGALGAPGRMLNCRCCEQCHAHRQMTLPLQTTAYPWDEATVAAAAAAAGGGGAEQRFWAAQPPGNFYSPNPGGEDPSGPCRGGERGAGGGGGRSSSGWSWPRMPWQRTTPDTGRRFRQAAASPDSQYGFSSATAMAADGNQMLIEEPAVGATYNGMPPPNALPYGVWGPPPPYSDPNSPARRGYYQYLQPAACLAGNPSTTTVALTQEQLHQQAMQHQHPHAHPQQQQQMQLQLQRIQGQSATLERMDGLSLSSMTGNMTGMTSTRSSAYKSKVEYENTPSDSDGGGNARERDRCSNTLPTRKLKKRIEAGTGAKSIGPQSNPSQQRPNVQQLFAKQEQQPLQQQSTQGGTQQAQTQSSAGVENSGYQDSNGAIAKDQVGGGVVGSLLQDPAESEVYFADVSSCCNMSVKNDNYYDNAHRHQGHHHHQHQHSNCSHSSTQSNANTNNSSANEDYLAQRFGRREHSIRSRLPIPQARLEDDYESSNLNMPTMKEQQQQQQQLQKEISRQSMCSVESEAKTEFTDLSPSTPCGGSLPPPPANFASDPPCTTGQQSPSFVASFPYSSESQCLEAHRRSTKNIHELLMAGGGTSTVGADSHYEVINDRNNPVAGYQLQRAIAGGSHKHKSKSKTRSREQLDIYGSGGADRSDWSSDGGRL from the exons ATGCATGGCTATCCGGTGATGCAGTTCGTGCAGTACAGCATGCCGCCACCCTGCTCCTGGGTGCCCGCACCGCCCCCGTCCTCCGGCAATGTGGATGCCCATCATCGTG CCCATCGCCATGGAGCTGGCATCAAGAAGTACGTGGTGTGGTGCCTCATCTGCGGCGGCTTCAGCTGCCTACTTGGCGTGCTCTTCCTGGGCGTCTACTTCCTGCTGCACTCGTACACCATCACCGTGGGCAACTTTGAGACAGTGCCGACCTTTGTGCCTGCCACCCTGCTCATCCTCACGGGCATCTGCATCATGAGCCTGGCCCGTCGAAGGAATCGCTACAGCTATTTG ATTAAGCTGTCGGGCGCCTGTGGCCTGGTATCTGCCCTCACCTGTGCCTTGGTCACGGTTACCACCACCGTGCTGCACATGAGTCGCCTGCAGGCGCTGCGGGAGTGCGAGTACGCCCAGAAGACGCGCACCTGCACCTGCTACTCGGACCTCATCGAGTCCCAGGTGGATCGAGTGGACAAGG GAGTGCGTCTGGTGTTCGACTCTCTCTCCGATTGCGGCGTTGTCCATGGATCGCTATACTCCTGCCTGCGGGCCATCTTCGGGCTGTCTGTGGCCGGAGTGCTCATCGCCGTCTTCAGCTGCATGCTGGTCTACCAGCTGCTCAGCCATGAGCGCAAGAAGATGTACTGGGAGCAGCTGGAGCTGCGATGCCGCTCCCTCTATGCCAGCCAGGCGCCGCCACCCTCTCTGGGGGCTCTTGGGGCCCCCGGACGGATGCTCAATTGTCGCTGCTGCGAGCAGTGCCACGCCCATCGGCAGATGACGCTGCCGTTGCAGACAACCGCTTATCCCTGGGACGAGGCCACGGTGGCGGCAGCGGCCGCGGCAGCCGGAGGCGGAGGAGCAGAGCAGCGCTTCTGGGCGGCACAGCCACCGGGAAACTTTTACTCGCCAAATCCCGGCGGAGAGGATCCCTCCGGACCGTGTCGCGGCGGAGAACggggagcaggaggaggaggcggacgAAGCAGCAGCGGCTGGAGCTGGCCGAGAATGCCATGGCAGCGCACTACTCCGGACACGGGAAGACGCTTCCGACAGGCAGCAGCCAGTCCGGACTCCCAGTACGGTTTCAGCTCGGCCACGGCCATGGCGGCGGACGGTAATCAGATGCTGATCGAGGAGCCAGCCGTGGGTGCCACCTACAATGGCATGCCGCCGCCCAACGCCTTGCCCTACGGAGTGTGGGGTCCGCCGCCGCCTTACAGCGATCCCAACAGCCCCGCAAGGCGTGGCTACTACCAGTATCTGCAGCCGGCGGCTTGTCTGGCTGGCAATCCCTCAACCACAACGGTGGCGCTCACCCAGGAGCAGCTGCATCAGCAGGCgatgcagcaccagcacccaCACGCACatccccagcagcagcagcagatgcagctgcagctgcagcgaATCCAAGGCCAGTCGGCCACTCTGGAGCGGATGGACGGTCTGAGCCTGAGTAGTATGACTGGCAATATGACCGGCATGACGTCCACACGATCCTCCGCCTACAAGTCGAAGGTCGAGTACGAGAACACGCCCTCGGACAGCGACGGAGGCGGCAATGCGAGGGAGAGGGATCGCTGCTCGAACACGCTACCCACGCGCAAGCTAAAGAAGCGCATCGAGGCAGGCACTGGGGCCAAGAGCATCGGACCCCAGAGCAATCCCAGCCAGCAGCGTCCCAATGTGCAGCAGCTATTCGCcaagcaggagcagcagccactGCAGCAGCAGTCCACTCAGGGCGGCACGCAGCAGGCACAGACGCAGTCTTCGGCGGGCGTGGAGAACAGCGGCTATCAGGACTCGAACGGAGCCATAGCCAAAGATCAGGTTGGCGGTGGGGTCGTGGGGTCACTTCTACAGGACCCCGCCGAGTCGGAGGTCTACTTTGCGGACGTCAGCAGCTGCTGCAACATGTCCGTGAAGAACGACAACTACTATGACAACGCCCACCGCCACCAGGGgcaccatcatcatcagcacCAGCACAGCAActgcagccacagcagcactcagagcaacgccaacaccaacaactCCTCGGCGAACGAGGATTACCTGGCCCAGAGATTCGGACGACGCGAGCACTCCATACGCAGTCGCTTGCCCATTCCCCAGGCCCGCCTCGAGGACGACTACGAGAGCTCCAACCTCAATATGCCGACGatgaaggagcagcagcagcagcagcagcagctgcagaagGAGATCTCGCGCCAGAGCATGTGCTCCGTGGAGTCGGAGGCCAAGACTGAGTTCACCGACCTGTCGCCATCGACGCCCTGCGGAGGATCGCTTCCTCCGCCACCCGCAAACTTTGCCAGCGATCCGCCGTGTACGACGGGCCAGCAATCGCCGAGCTTTGTGGCCTCGTTCCCGTACTCCTCGGAGTCGCAGTGCCTGGAGGCGCATCGCCGCTCGACAAAGAACATCCACGAGCTGCTCATGGCCGGAGGTGGAACCTCAACTGTAGGGGCAGACTCCCACTACGAGGTCATCAACGATAGGAACAATCCAGTGGCCGGCTATCAGCTGCAGCGCGCCATCGCCGGCGGCAGCCACAAACACAAGTCCAAGTCGAAAACACGTTCGCGGGAGCAGCTGGACATCTATGGGAGTGGTGGAGCCGATCGCTCAGACTGGTCCTCGGACGGGGGACGTTTGTGA